One genomic window of Misgurnus anguillicaudatus chromosome 12, ASM2758022v2, whole genome shotgun sequence includes the following:
- the LOC129447326 gene encoding uncharacterized protein has translation MMRDEMCCKSVGTDLSMLDIDDFITEISQLKKELALLETKLRSRGDEGLKREDVDVVCCESSTQDSELSLTLLCYTESKPTDAQDTTVCDSKRSLQDDQTSTESLDSVCNAGEQQQILPTKLKMCSVKLIDCRNLMKTEPTEMKTEPTPDEHEDNPNDDHYFILSDVRSELCSDGEITSSSRSCITGGETISSQRHLERQHTEHEHHQKKHTNKKPYQCSECGKTFRGSFSLKSHQTLHTAEKPYQCSYCDERFSHKSSLTIHERVHTGEKRHHCDVCGKSFTHQGTLLNHQRIHTGEKPYKCSHCEKTFTYSANLKAHERLHTGEKPYNCSVCGKSFSQRSPLLKHQRIHTGEKPYKCSHCEKSFVQSGYLKIHERLHTGEKPYVCSHCGKGFSDPNQVRVHERNHTGEKPYVCSHCGKGFSDPNQVRVHERNHTGEKPYHCNVCGKSFSQQRALLNHQRIHTGEKPYKCSQCEKSFAQSGNLKIHERLHTREKPYHCSVCGKSFSQRANLLKHQRIHTGEKPFKCSHCEKSFAQSGNLKIHERVHTGEKPYVCSQCGKGFSYPSQVRVHERNHKPYHCSVCGRSFGEHIILLYHQRIHTGEKPYKCSHCEKTFAQLGNLKAHERVHAREKPYV, from the exons atgatgagagatgagatgtgctgtaaatcagtaggaaccgatctgtccatgctggatattgatgatttcatcacagaaatctctcagctgaagaaagagttGGCGTTACTGGAAACAAAGCTGAGATCAAGAGGAGATGAAGGACTGAAgagagag GATGTGGATGTGGTTTGTTGTGAATCTTCCACACAGGACTCCGAGCTCAGTCTAactttactctgttatactgagtcaaagccCACAGACGctcaggacactacagtgtgtgatAGTAAACGGAGCTTACAGgatgatcaaacctccacagagtctctggattctgtctgtaacgctggagaacagcagcagatcctgccgACCAAACtcaagatgtgttcagtcaaactcATCGACTGCAGGAACCTCatgaaaactgaacccacagaaatgaaaactgaacccacacCTGATGAACATGAAGACAATCCTAATGATGATCATTATTTTATTCTGTCAG atgtgaggAGTGAATTATGTTCAGATGGAGAAATAACATCCTCGTCTCGTTCCTGCATCACTGGTGGAGAGACAATaagctcacagagacatttagagagacaACACACAGAACATGAACATCATCAGAAGAAACACACCAATAAGAAACCATATCAGTGTAGTGAATGTGGAAAAACCTTCAGGGGTTCATTCTCTTTAAAGTCACACCAAACACTACACACTGCAGAGAAACCCTATCAATGTTCATACTGTGATGAACGTTTCAGTCATAAATCTAGTCTTACAatccatgagagagttcacactggagagaaacgtCATCACTGTgatgtttgtgggaagagttttactCACCAGGGTACCTTACTAAATcaccagagaattcatacaggtgaaaaaccttacaaatgctctcactgTGAGAAGACGTTTACTTATTCAGCTAACTTAAAAGCCCATGAGagacttcacactggagagaaaccttataactgtagtgtctgtggaaagagttttagtCAACGGTCACCCTTACTTAAGcaccagagaattcatacaggtgaaaaaccttacaaatgctctcattgTGAGAAGTCGTTTGTTCAGTCAGGTTACTTAAAAATCCATGAGagacttcacactggagagaaaccttacgtctgctctcacTGTGGAAAGGGTTTCTCTGATCCAAATCAGGTTCGAGTACATGAGAGAaatcacactggagagaaaccttacgtctgctctcacTGTGGAAAGGGTTTCTCTGATCCAAATCAGGTCCGAGTACATGAGAGAaatcacactggagagaaaccttatcactgtaatgtttgtgggaagagttttagtcaacaGCGTGCCTTACTAAATcaccagagaattcatacaggtgaaaaaccttacaaatgctctcagtgtgagaagtCGTTTGCTCAGTCAGGTAACTTAAAAATCCATGAGAGACTTCACACtcgagagaaaccttatcactgtagtgtctgtgggaagagttttagtcaacgGGCAAACTTACTTAAGcaccagagaattcatacaggtgaaaaacctttcaaatgctctcattgTGAGAAGTCGTTTGCTCAGTCAGGTAACTTAAAAatccatgagagagttcacactggagagaaaccttacgtctgctctcaaTGTGGAAAGGGCTTCTCTTATCCAAGTCAGGTCCGAGTACATGAGAGAAATCacaaaccttatcactgtagtgtctgtgggaggAGTTTTGGGGAACATATCATCTTACTTTAtcatcagagaattcatacaggtgaaaaaccttacaaatgctctcactgTGAGAAGACGTTTGCTCAGTTAGGTAACTTAAAAGCCCATGAGAGAGTTCACGCtcgagagaaaccttacgtctga
- the pmaip1 gene encoding phorbol-12-myristate-13-acetate-induced protein 1 produces the protein MAKKEQTVVIECALQLRRVGDLIDWKYKLLELIVALKNANKHNKG, from the exons ATGGCGAAAAAAG AGCAAACTGTCGTCATCGAATGCGCGCTCCAGTTGCGCAGAGTTGGAGATTTGATTGACTGGAAGTACAAGCTACTGGAGCTCATAGTAGCTCTGAAGAACGCCAATAAACACAACAAAGGCTGA